One window of Papaver somniferum cultivar HN1 chromosome 9, ASM357369v1, whole genome shotgun sequence genomic DNA carries:
- the LOC113310097 gene encoding F-box/kelch-repeat protein At5g60570-like — protein sequence MRFKGGDYDGSLLPGLHDDISLNCLAYVRRSDYASLISVSKRFNSLVNTGYLYGLRKKMGIAEHWMYLVCDLKEWEAFDPTTKKWMTLPEIPCDVCFKNTDKESLAVGTELLVFGREVFDFAIWKYSLITREWAKCQSMNHPRCLFGSGSFGSITIVAGGSDRSGIFLDSAELYDSQSGKWEILPKMNCPRKLCSGVFMDGKFYVIGGMSCERQNVNGVMTTTIIPLVSGEEYNLQTKQWRKIEGMYPSVSRAAQAPPLVAVVDNQLYAAESLTNMVKKYDKEKNCWNVLGRLPVRADSSNGWGLAFRACGNQLVVVGGHNGRKVIVLHSWSPNSGLVDGEIEWKVLDVRQNLGFVYNCAVMGC from the coding sequence ATGAGGTTTAAGGGAGGAGATTATGATGGTTCTCTTCTCCCTGGTCTTCAtgatgacatttctctgaatTGCCTTGCTTACGTTCGCCGATCAGATTATGCTTCTCTTATTTCTGTTAGCAAGAGGTTCAATTCGTTGGTAAACACTGGTTACCTCTATGGACTGAGGAAAAAGATGGGAATTGCCGAACACTGGATGTATCTTGTCTGTGATTTGAAGGAATGGGAAGCTTTTGATCCCACAACAAAGAAGTGGATGACATTGCCTGAGATCCCTTGTGATGTATGTTTCAAGAATACTGATAAAGAATCCTTAGCCGTGGGTACTGAGCTACTGGTGTTTGGACGTGAGGTATTTGATTTTGCCATATGGAAATATAGTTTGATAACTCGAGAATGGGCCAAGTGCCAAAGTATGAATCATCCTCGTTGCTTATTTGGTTCTGGTAGCTTCGGTTCAATCACCATTGTTGCTGGAGGCAGTGACAGGAGTGGGATTTTTTTGGATTCTGCTGAGCTCTATGATTCGCAATCAGGTAAATGGGAGATTTTGCCTAAGATGAACTGTCCTCGTAAATTATGCTCCGGGGTTTTCATGGATGGAAAGTTCTATGTGATCGGTGGTATGAGTTGCGAGAGACAAAATGTGAATGGTGTGATGACTACTACAATTATCCCATTGGTCAGTGGGGAAGAGTATAACTTACAGACTAAACAGTGGAGAAAAATCGAGGGAATGTACCCAAGTGTTAGTAGGGCAGCTCAGGCACCTCCTCTTGTGGCTGTTGTGGATAATCAACTCTATGCGGCTGAGTCCCTTACTAATATGGTGAAGAAGTACGACAAGGAGAAGAACTGTTGGAATGTGTTAGGAAGGTTACCAGTGAGGGCTGACTCTTCGAACGGCTGGGGATTGGCTTTCAGAGCGTGTGGAAATCAATTGGTGGTTGTAGGCGGGCATAATGGCCGCAAGGTAATTGTGCTCCATTCATGGTCTCCAAATTCAGGTTTGGTGGATGGAGAAATAGAGTGGAAGGTTCTTGATGTGAGGCAAAATTTAGGCTTTGTCTATAATTGTGCTGTCATGGGTTGTTGA